The sequence GTCATGAACCCGTCAAGGCCATCCGATTATCGGGATGTGGTCACCGCTGCCACAAGGCGCACTTTTCGGCCAAGTCCGCGGGTGGGCAGGTGAGGTACGGAAAGCGCCGCCGCGACCGGTCGGGGCCGGGCGGCGTTCCCTCTGCCTCACCTGCTCAGGGCTCACGCTCCGGGCGTGGCGAGCGCGCGCAGCCGCGGCTCGCCGATCATGGTGAGCATGTCGGTGTGCTCAGGACGCCAGCCCAGTTCCTGCCGGGAGGCGACGGCGCGGATGCGGCTGGACGCGGCCATGACGAGGGCGCCGAACTCGCCCCACACCCCGGCGGCTTCCCCGGGAGTGAGGCTGCGCGTCCTCACCCCGAGGTCGGCGGCGACGCGTTCCGCGATCCAGCGGTTGGGGATCTCGCCGGCCACCGCGTGGTAGAGCCCGCCGGCGCGTCCGCCGGCCAGGGCGAGGGTGAACAGGCGCGTCACATCGTCGATGTGGACGTGGCCGTAGGTGTTGAGCCCCGGCCCGACATAGACGGCCGCCCCGGTCGTGGCGACGGACCGGTGGACCATCGGCACGTGGCCGTGGTCGCCGGGGCCCCAGATCAGACCGGGGCGGACGACCATCGACCGCACACCCTCCCCTGCGGCGGCCAGGACGGTGTCCTCGGCCGCCTTGCGGTACGCGGCCAGCGGCTCGGGGGTGAAGGGGTCGTGTTCGGCGAAGACGCCGGGGCTCCAGGCGCCCTCGGTGCGCTGCATCAGCACCCCGCTGCCGGACAGGAAGACGAACGTCCTGCCCGTACCGGCGAGCGCGCGGACCAGCTCCTCGGCGGTGGCGCTCTCCTGCTCCGGGGCGGGCCGGGCGGCGTAGACGACCGCGTCCGCGCGCAGGGCCGCCGCGACGGCGGCGGGGCGGCGCACGTCCAGGTCGGCGGCGACCGGAGTGATACCCCGGGCCCGGAGGGCGGTGGCCGCCGCACCGGTGCGGGCCAGGCCGGTGACGGTGTGGCCTTCGGCCGCGAGGTGGCGGACGAGGTGGCCGCCGACGAAACCGGTGGCGCCGATGACGAAGATCTCCATGGCGTGGCTCCCCTGGCGCTCAGGCCGGCAGGGTGCTGCGCTCGCCGCCGTCGGCGTACAGGACAGCGCCGTTGACGTACGAGCTGGCCGGACCGG is a genomic window of Streptomyces sp. SID8374 containing:
- a CDS encoding NAD-dependent epimerase/dehydratase family protein; translated protein: MEIFVIGATGFVGGHLVRHLAAEGHTVTGLARTGAAATALRARGITPVAADLDVRRPAAVAAALRADAVVYAARPAPEQESATAEELVRALAGTGRTFVFLSGSGVLMQRTEGAWSPGVFAEHDPFTPEPLAAYRKAAEDTVLAAAGEGVRSMVVRPGLIWGPGDHGHVPMVHRSVATTGAAVYVGPGLNTYGHVHIDDVTRLFTLALAGGRAGGLYHAVAGEIPNRWIAERVAADLGVRTRSLTPGEAAGVWGEFGALVMAASSRIRAVASRQELGWRPEHTDMLTMIGEPRLRALATPGA